From Xiphophorus couchianus chromosome 7, X_couchianus-1.0, whole genome shotgun sequence:
CAGCTGCCTGTAGTTGAACAACACAATGAAATTTACACTCATACTGTTGGGAATCCTGAATTTTAAATGCTACGTTGATCAGTTTTCTTGAGCTTGTTTGAATATCTTCAAGTGTCAAAGGGTCAGACTGAGTCATGTTTGTTTGTAGGCGGCTCTCCATATCTCGCTGCAAAGATCAACGAGGCTAAAGACTTGATGGAAAAGGAGATTCGGCGATGATGCTGTGGATCAGCCTTTCAGCTCATTATTTCTGCTGCATCAACATTCACGTCAGCACCACCTGACAAGACATCCTCTgattttcacagaaaacaaactaGAGGCTATAAGTAAAGCAGAAGTAAAGAcactgcttttttatttattgaaatgaagtgttaaaaggaaataaacgGGTTGGAGAAGATGTAACGTCGCCTTCTAGCGGTTGCTGACTAAAATGCTGCTGCGCTAgtctatatttttgtttatagcGTTTTAATTTGAATGTACATATATTGGCATGTAAAgatgtacttaaaaaaacactggagTGAGAAATGTGTGTTTCTACAACAAAGCTGAATATATGGAGGTAGTAAAGAGTCTTCACTTAACACACTGGGTGTTGGAATGAGCAACTTGCTTGATATGAGATcagattttaacaaaatgtttgtcaaaaaaaaaccctcatttaAAGGGTTGAGTTGAAGGATTTAAAGAACTGGATTGCTACTTAATGTAGCATCATTAATCTTGAAATCTCTACTCAATAGTATCCTTGTGGCAGTTTTCAAATTTGTGTGAATAAATCCTGAAACGAAACAAGCAGAGGCAAAGTGATACAAAAATATGGTCTATAGGCTTTTCTTATATTGTAAAAGCTTTTTTCTAGGTTTTGAAAACATAGTCATAAAGTAAAGAGCTTAATTAgccaaagtaaaaataaattcacaatctAATAGCCttaggagaaaaataaaaatgcaaaatatgcaaCAGTCCAAACAGACAGTTAGGGTGACAGCTAAAGCTATTTATATTTGAGTTGAAAAGGTACAGGGCTTAGGTAAGGTAGAAAAATTAAGTTCTTCATTTAATGCAAcaagtttaacaaaaatcttttttttttgcccatttaAATTCATATCTGCCAACCACAAGAGTTCAGACAGCTGTCACTAAAATGAGCGGTTTGTTGAAAGAAGTTGTATTGTCAGGAAGGCCGACTCACACACTTATATAGTGTGTTGAGCCCATAACACGGCTTTTCATTGTTAATGATTTACTGCTTTGTGCATTTTTAGCATtcctctgaaataaaaaaacaacaaaaaaagactcaacACCAAACAAGTTTCCCATATACTTTATTTAGAGGAGGATGTTGTGGTTTTTGCCATTGAGCGTTTCGCGGACACacttgcagcagcagctcctaagAAAAACTAACCAGGAACGAGAAATGTTGAACTTAAAacatattgaataaatagaaataaacaggAATTTGACCTTTTTCAGAGGTTGCATGTCTGCATCTGACATGAACAAACGTCTCAGTTTCCCCACGCAGTCTGCAGTAACATTTGAACTCCTTTATatgtagattttgttttagaagCAGGAATGTAAGTGGAGACTGTCTGCTGCACAGACTAGAACCATCAAAACCCAGAGAAGCCTCCAGAAGGAATCATCATCTTCAAGTCCAGCTGAAAGTTAAGACACATATGTTGTTTGTGTAATTATTTGATCAGTGGTCACCATCATAATATTCTGCAGAATCCACTTAAAAATAATGCGCACTTGATACTGCAACGCAAGAATTGATCTGAATGATAGAAACCTTCTCACAGACTCAACCACATTAAAGCTGgttcttaaaagtaaaagtatatGAGCAGAAAAGGGATCCACTGCATACGACTGCTTAGATTTTTACCACAGAATATGTTTTAGACAGTTTAGGTGTTGGCCAACGACGACTCCAACCCTTCTGAAAAATCTTCATATTTAAAACCAGAGATTCAGAAAACTCTGAAAACGAACAGTTGGATGGAACATGCACCAGGAGGTTTTAATTATTGCggatatttcagatttaaacttgtagttttaattcatttaagcGTTGTTGGCTTAGTTTAGGAGTGTAAATAAATCATGACAGTCAAAATCGTAACTATCCTGCTCCTGCGATGCCTCGACATCaattgtttacacacaaacTGCTTAAGGAACTGCTTTGTTTGAATGAATCCTTTGATTTTGCCACACTGTACTTTTTTAGATGCTGAAAAGCAAACAGATTACAGAtattgctaaaagaaaaagtgtaaatgtttcctttcagctcactgaaaattgctttttttcccccttgaaATTCTTTGAGACTTGCCATCCAATTATCTAACATAGCTGCTATAAAAGAGTCCTGAAAGTAGAAAGATGTTCAGCCTAAAGAACTCCAACCAGGTTGGCTTCTTAGAAAGACCCGAAGAGCAACAAGAAGCCGGGGTAAGCACCATGGAAGATTTGCTCCAGTTGTAAATGAGGAGGCGGCAGCAGCGGTGTTAGGACCTTAAACAATGATTCTCCTCCACAGAGCAGAAAGATGAGCTGTAATTATTCCAGATTTTACTCTTTTTACTGTTTACAACCATCGATATCAGAGAAACGGCACAAGTCCTCACAGTTTCTGTCCCAAAGAGTGACCGAGGAGTACGACCCTTCATGTTTCTCCGCTTCCACGAGAGGTTTACGCAGTGATGCTGAGGAGAGGTGCTGTTTAAATTTGCAGAAACGGTCAGAAAAATGCTGATTCTTTTGCAGCGGGAATACGGAGACGCTTCGTGCCTCGGGAGAGAACCGCTCCAGACGTCAGCAGCCCCTCACCAACGAGCTTCATTAAGGCTGCTCGGTTGGACGCCGGGCGTCCGCTAGCGGTCCTGCTTGGCTCGCTCCGAGTCTTCGTCCTGATGCTccgcctccttctcctcctcgtCCTGCTCCTCTTTCTCGCTCAGTTCCTCCCCGATCACATCCAGCCTCCCCTCCAGACCGTTGAccgcttcctcctcctctccctcctcgtTGTTGAGAAGCCTGgcttcctgcagctgcagccgccGCTCTTCGATCAGCAGGAGGCGCTCTCGAACCCCCTCTGCCGTGGCTGCCGTGTCACCGGGACTCCCGAAGAACTGCTCGCTCCTGAAATGACGAGaggtttttttgtcatttcatctctttctcttcttccaAGAAGCGAATcgttgaattgaattgaatacataagttatttaaactgttggaaatacacttaaaaaaaagccAACTAATGCAACTTatgttattgttaaaaaaaataaagcaaaacaagaagaaatgcttccaaaagaatgaatgaaaaaaaaaagctgattaatAGTCATGTAGGGAGGAACCTGATGCTCTGTTCACACGTTTGGATCTCGTACATAAAGGAGGGTTATGGTTAAAAGAGTAAGAGAAAGATTAGTAAAGATTTGGGTTTGTACCCATCAGGGAAGATGACGGGCAAAGTGAGTCTGTCCAGCAGAGTTCTCCCTGTAGAGTCGACTTCATCCAGAGACGCCACCTCCACatgctcctgctgcagcacctgaaacaaaatggaaaaaaaaattaaaaggaaatttaGACTAACAAAGGGGTAGAACAGTATATTACAACCACAGGTTtgtatgttttcagttttaaagtcaGAGTTCAGTACATTTTTGCAATGTCTTTATATGTTGTTTATTCAGGCTGTAGTCaacaaagaatatttttcaaattcgaaaagtgtttttgattttattctgtttaaaatattaaaaagggGAAAGTATAGAAGTGACTGAAGatttggtttggattttttttttttaataataattaaaattatgaaagGACAGCCAATGCCTGGATATATGTAGAATATACAACAATATAGCCCCTTAAAAACGGTCAGAGTGAGAGGTCAGACATTTTTCGAAAACATTGTGCCAAGaattgagaataaaaaaaaaaaaaacatgccggGACATTAGATTTTTTGATAATCTATTGTCCCAGCTATACCTGAATGCAACATGAGAAGAGGGCATGCTGGCAATAAGAAATATTGGCAACTATTTGGAAAGAATGATAATAGTAAGGGTCAATGTTGTCCAGGTAGACACACTTTTTCTAAAGTGCTCCATGCAAATTATGCTAACTGCTAATATGAGACAACATTCAGCTTATAAAGTGAActcattcaaatattttttgtctctttgtttggaaataatagtaaaataatagCAAACACTGTTACTGAGCAGAATAGAAATGAGCTAAAATCAGTATCAGCATatgaaagcttttaaaaattagagcaataatgaaaacatttacaaaaaatatataaattaactatttaaaaaagtGCTTAGCTTTatgtcaaagcaaaaaaaaaaaataaaaatcaactagCCAGTGAGACTCAAACATACAGTAAGATGAATTCATTCAttgaaacaggtttttatttcccAATTATCAAATGTGCTCATCTCCTATAGTTGTAAAACTCACTCTCTCAGCGGCGGTGTGGAAGTTCAGGGCCAGCTCCAGACGCTGCTGCCTCTCGTCGGCGCTGACGGTGAACTGCTTCCACACCCGGTTGAGTCGCGGCAGAGTGTCGCCGGACGAGCGCGTCGTGCAGCGTAGCGACTGACAGAGAACGACGGTCGCCTGCAGAAGCTGGCGGCCGTAATCGTATGTGCTCTgagaaaaacaggaataaagTTTGAGAAGCAGAGCCAGTTACAAATCAGTGACAAAACTAATGTGTGATAAATAGAAGTTCTAAAAAGGATTTTAGTGCAGACAACCAACATATCTCCATCTAGTACCAACATTAGGAACAGATTTTATTATATAGTGACAATAAAACTTTCCAGTCTCAGTTGGCCAAAGTTAAAAATAtccacaaacatatttttagttttttctatgGACTTTGTCACCTGAGCTACATCCACAAACTTCTTGTGTTTGTCCAGCATGGTCCGTGTCTCCTGGGAGTCGTCTCCCAGTCTGACGTGCGTCTTCAACAAGGCGTCCAACAGCTCACTGAGCCACTCGACcgcctgaacacacacacacccacccacacgcacacacacacacacacacacacacacacacacacacacacacacacacagaaagataATCATCTGATCAATACAGGAAGTCTACGTCAGTGTTTGAGAGGTGGCTTTTAAATCCATACACGTTTTACCTGCAGAGCATCTTCTTCACATTTAAACAGCTGGAccatctgcagcatcttcaGCCTCCTCACATCCACCATGTCCTcacacctgaaacacacacacacacacacacaggttcaTTAAATTATTACTGAGTACAAGCACTGCTGTACTCAATATCTTCAGTTATAAATAGTGACATGTACAGATCAGAAAACCCGGTTCGCACACTTTGCCCACATTCAAACActtttcaagtattttcaaggtaagttttcaaatttttccagcaacatactttggagataaaaataagacaaatgtcctaaaaaaacaatcaattcaTGATTATGTGatattatttattactgttattaatgtACTGTGATAGCATCTATATTATTCTACAGCAGAAACAAGATAAATTCAAATGAcagaattttatgttttgaaatgtctcacaCCCTTACACACCCGACTGGTCCAAGAACAAAACacgaattaagaaaaaaattgtccAATTTCTGTAACAATGTTTGGCATATAAAACATAAGCCATCCTTTGTTTCAATTACAAAGATCAACAAGTCCTTGAGacattaggaataataaatattcattacattgaaaTTAACCACACAAATTGTGTTAAATTAAATGCTTACAATACAGAAAGAAAGTTACaagaaaatctctaaaataGGATCTTGCTAGGTTTTCTGTCAactagcaaaaataaataatttcagtaattctagctgaactaaaacaggaaaagtttattctgatttaacttcaaaacattggggggaaaaaatgtgtctGTCCTTTTATTAGATGTATGAACATATCTGAGTTCAACAGTAAACAACACTTTTAATCAAACGTTACACTacactttatttcaaaactgttCCATTAGtatatcaagcactttcaaggactttcTAAATATTGAAACTCAAGCATTTTCCAGGATTTCCAGCATTCTTCCATAAAGAGGAAGGGTGTAGAACTACCTCTGCTTGCGCAGCTCCATCTCCTCCATCACAGCCTGAACGTGCTGAACGTTGTCCTGCTGCTCTCCAGGCGGGCTCTCCGCCTCCTCCAGAGACCACGACGCCTGGCCGCACATCTGCTCCAGCACCAGCGTCCCCTTCTGACGGAGCGAGGACAGGCCTGCTTCTGCGTGGGGCAAGAACAGGCAAAGGGGGTTGGCGTCACGGAGGACAGCGAGGGGAAGATGCGTTCGCTCAGAGAACAAACCAACAGTCTGCAGTTTCTCCTCCAGCAGTTTGAGGTTTTGCTGAATGGACGCCCCGTCGGCGGGGGACACGTCGGCACAGAGCATGCCCAGAAGGCCGTCCAGCTGCTGGGACAACTGCGGACACAGAGCGCGGACCGGTCAGGCGCGTCGGCCTCGGACAGCTGGAATGCGCGCGGCGCGGCGTTACCTCCTGCGTGGTGCCGTGGAAGGCGTGCGCCGCCTGCAGGACGTTCTGACGCGTCTCCAGCTGGGACGCCTGGCTGTAGCAGACGTcgctcagctgctgctgcagcgccTTCAGCTCCGCCACTTCCTCTTCTTCCCCGGCGCTGAGCAGGGCTGCGATCTGTTGGTTCAGCTCCACGTACACGGCGAACCACTCCTGCACACgtagagagcgagagagaggcGGTACGCATGAAACCACGGAAAAGACGCAAACATCCACCTCAGGCTGCTGAACGTTTAAACAAGGAAGATCAACTGCTgaacatttaccaaaaaaaattaactaaatatttgtagcatttgtgtttaatttgaacacaaacatttgactAACTTCAGTTTTAATTCATGAACATGACTTTTGCTGTCAAATAAGCTTGTCGTAATGAACAATTGATCAATTATTTgcctaataaattaaaatgagctgcttaatttccattctgatgattcaCATtctttgaagggcaattttatAATCCATTTCATTTATGGCTTTGGCTAttagtggtttttatttcagttttatttgttatttttggtgttttattttgagtatttcagatatcttccagttccagcgtGAAgagttctttacaaaattaaagtttactgGTCTTTAAGACCAATAAAGTTATATATTAtatgaaaatggtctcaaaacaacagttttatttatcacaataattgctggggcaatttattgtccagcaaaattagTCATCATGACAGGCCTGCTGTCACTAGCagtaaacactgaaaaaacGAGAAGTGTGTATTGAGTTTGAGAGACGTTGACGTGTGTTTTCCTACGCTGTGCTGACTCTCGATCTCTTcgtgtttctgctgcagagccTGCGCCGTTCGCATCGAGTCGCCGATCGTTTGCTGAGTCTTCAGCAGCTCTGAACCAGGACCCTGCAGCCAGTTCACCAcctgatgggggaaaaaaaagatgcaaaaaaacagaaaagacataCATGCTAAATTAATGTGGGCATTTAACTCgacatttattgatttcatatcaaataaaactgtcaaaaagTAGCAGAGTGAGTCACAGGCAGCCTTCCCATTAAAGCATCACAACCAGTTCGGTCATCATACATTGTTAATGTTAGCATCGATGTCGATAACACGCCAAGCGCATCATAGCTTTCTGGCTGATGCAGTACATGAACCGGATTTATGTGGAGgtctccatatttttttttttaaccactcaaagtgctttatgcCTGTCGGCAGATTCATCCAACACATTAGGAGTATTGATGAGGTTCAGTCAGTAGGCAGGCTAACAGGATGTCcattaaaacatgcaaaggACCCTCCTCCACagggagttaaaaaaaacaaaacaaaaaagggggCAGTAGTTCACAGGagcaaccaccagggggctctgaTGCTCTACTTGCCGCTCTATGTAAGGTCTGGCTTCCACACACTCCTGGCATTGACATCTGTGAGTAATCCACTCCACAAGACGAGTGTGAATGAACTCGTAACGTTTTGAGGGACTCGGGTCCCTGAGACGTTTTGCTGTCTTAGCTTAGCAGTTTGAACACAATCCGTCTTGAAAGTCACCGGTGaaagttttattaaagccaatcttggttttactttttgataAAGCAAGTTGAAACTGTGATTACATGAAAAGAATGGCTGAATTTAGAGTTGAATCTAAAGTGACACTGTTACCGTCACCAGCAACGTCACAAGTTAGCGCaatgcatttcagaaaaagaatatttactttaaaaaggtAAGTTAAACTAATAGGAGGACAAGGTTTGAGCTGAAATTAAAGCTAGATGGATTTGTCTGccattttcatgtttgtttagaGAAAGCAGATTTCTGGTTCCCTTTTAGATTCATTCATGAGCTTTCTGCGTGAAGAAAACTACACAGATTTATTATAATTGTGTTAACTAGGGTGAAATGTTCATAATATCAGACTAAACGGTAACATCTGCAGATGTTCCGTTGCTTTCCTGTCAGAATCCTGAGTTAATTGTATTTATCAGGTCAGTGGCGCCTTAAGCAGCACACAAACACGACCACAGTTCGATCCAGATCTAGGCCAACCCTCCCGCTCCCCCTCTCAAATCCTCTTGAGCTATTGGGCGACTTGTAGTGGTTACTATAGCAACCCCAGGCTCATTTCCAAGATGATGTTGTTACCCATCAGCCCCTGTGGCTGTAAGACCTTCAGTCAGCAGAGAATACTGTTCTTGTGCTGACAAGCTCCGAAGCCGCGCAGTTTCTGAGAGTTGAAGGTAAAAACTGATGAATACCCAGAGGAATGAATACTGCAGCATCCGCCTGACACAATTACACATTTATAACCTgttcataaacataactctgacTTTTAAAAGGTGTATGAGGATGAGCCTCCATCTTGCAAATGGCTTAATATAGTGAAGTGATTGCAGGTTggcttttcatttttgcatgATTTCTACACATCTTTCAAGAATTAATTTTCTCAGTTCTCAGTCCTTTcaactaagaaaaaaagaaagagagaaaaataaagataaagaaaggaaaaaaaggtaaGGAGGACAGACAAGGAAAGAAGGAATTCAGGGttttccccagtgtattataagcctggtgggccgcCAGGTTTtgcttgtgcccccaccaggctgaGCGTTGcttatttaaaagacaaaaaagaagaaagggatACGGCAGAAATGGAGAGAATGAAGTATACATCGAAGGAAGGACtcaagaaaatgaaatggaTACATACAAGTACAAATGGATGGGGAGTAAAGTCTAGAAATACAAATagatttccatatttatttgcTCCTTTTCTGAACTGATCCAGAAAATACTGGAATCAGATGCagatgtcattttatttgttggacCCCTGTTGTGATTTTCTACTGAATTCATCTGTTCTGGTTCTCTCTGTACAACGGGTGCGTTCGTTACCTGCATGACCTTGGTGTGGATCTCGTCCAGCTGCGCTCTCTTGTTCCGCTGCCTGCACAGCTCCTGGTATTTGGTGTACTGCTCCCTGAGCGAGTCCAGCAGCTTCGTCACCTGAGGCTGAgccagcagctcctcctccatgGGGCACCAAGCTGGAGCTGGGAGAGACAAACGCCAGAGTCAATCACGCCCGTGCGCGTAGTCGTTTGAAACGGGTTTTAGTGATAACATTGTCAGCTGGAGAGATGGGAATTCATTAAAGACTTTCAACTAAATGCTGCGTGTAAAGAACCACTTAAATGCTAAaaatttatctatttttcaATGACGCACTGTTGCAAAGCTAAACAGCACTTTGGggaaacaactaaacatttatcctgaccattttttttttttcctttaagccCCACAATGCCAGGTCAAAGGAAGCCTTCCTGACTAGCTATGAAAATTAGCTTAAGTTAGCAAGCTAATTTGAACTAATATTACCTCAAAAgctgtaatggaaaaaaaatatctgagtaAACTTagttgtttaataaaaaactaaagatttaTCCTGACTATGTTTTCTTTAAGCCCCGTAATGTAAGAAAAGCAAGGATAAAGGAAATCTCCCTGACTAGCTATGaaaattagcttattttaaCTAATATTACCTCAAAagttgaaatggaaaaaaaat
This genomic window contains:
- the sestd1 gene encoding SEC14 domain and spectrin repeat-containing protein 1 — translated: MSGVTMEANYILPILKKKLAFLSGGKDRRSGLILTIPLNSDQTSMEELGATLDYLLSIPSDKCKARGFTVIVDGRRSQWNIVKTVVLMLQNVIPAEVSLVCVVKPDEFWDKKVTHFCFWKEKDRLGFEVILVSANKLTRYIEPCQLTDDFGGSLDYDHSDWLNKRLVFEKFTKESTSLLDELTIINDSDKSASVDKDKSTDGALLPSFDPETVLQTGHELLSELQQRRFNGSEGGGGGQAAPAWCPMEEELLAQPQVTKLLDSLREQYTKYQELCRQRNKRAQLDEIHTKVMQVVNWLQGPGSELLKTQQTIGDSMRTAQALQQKHEEIESQHSEWFAVYVELNQQIAALLSAGEEEEVAELKALQQQLSDVCYSQASQLETRQNVLQAAHAFHGTTQELSQQLDGLLGMLCADVSPADGASIQQNLKLLEEKLQTVEAGLSSLRQKGTLVLEQMCGQASWSLEEAESPPGEQQDNVQHVQAVMEEMELRKQRCEDMVDVRRLKMLQMVQLFKCEEDALQAVEWLSELLDALLKTHVRLGDDSQETRTMLDKHKKFVDVAQSTYDYGRQLLQATVVLCQSLRCTTRSSGDTLPRLNRVWKQFTVSADERQQRLELALNFHTAAERVLQQEHVEVASLDEVDSTGRTLLDRLTLPVIFPDGSEQFFGSPGDTAATAEGVRERLLLIEERRLQLQEARLLNNEEGEEEEAVNGLEGRLDVIGEELSEKEEQDEEEKEAEHQDEDSERAKQDR